CGTTGAACCGGGCCAGCTGGCGGTAGTCCGCCTGGCCGTCTTCCAGTCCGGCTATGTCTTTAAGCCTCACCGGCGCGCCGCTCCTGCTGGCCACCACCATGTTGGAAAGGGCGGCCATGTTGTGGAACTCCAGGTCCAGCTTCACCATGTCTTCGGTCTTGCCCGCCACAAGGAACCCGCCGGGGAGCATCAGATGTTCCGTATTGAACGCCCGCACGATGTCCTGGGTGGTCACGCCGAAAGCGGCCATCTTGCCGATGTCGGCGTTTACCCGGATAACCCGGCGCCGCTCGCCGCCTATGCGTATCTCGCCCACGCCGTTCACCGTCTCCAGCTTCTTCTTGATGACATTGCGGGCGTACACGTTAAGCTGTTGAAGGGTCCTGTCCCCCTGGAGCGCCAGCCACAGCATGGGGTTGGAGCCGGTCTGCACCTTGGCCACCACCGGCGGGTCTATATCCTTGGGCAGTTTGCGGAGGACCTGGTTCACCTTGGACTGCACCTCGTTGAACGCCACGTCTATGTTCTTGTCCAGCGTGAAATTTATGTTCACCTGGGAGACGCCCGGCGAAGAGGTGGACTGCACATGCTCGATGCCCGGAACGCTGTTCACGGCGCTTTCGATAATGTTGGTTATGGACGAGTCCACCACGTCGGGGTTTGCCCCGGCCTGGACGGTGGTCACCGATATCATCGGGAACTCAATGTACGGAAACCGGTCCACCCCGATGCGATGGTAGCTGATTATCCCGAACAGCACCAAAACGCCGCTTAACATCCACGCCAGCACGTGGCGGCGTATGGATAGGGTAGGGAGGTTCATCTTACTTCACTCCTGCCGCTGGGGCCTGCCCCACGGTTTTCGGGTTCTTCACCGTCACTTGCGCCTTGTCGGTAAGGTATGAGGCTCCGTCCAACGCCACGGTCTCGCCACCGGCCAGGCCTTCGAGGATCTGCGCGGCCCCGGTGGCCCTGTAACCGGTCTTCACCACCCGTTGGGACGCCTGTTCCTTTTCCACAACGTAAACCACCTCACCGGCTGGCCGTTTCACCACGCTCTGCTCGGGGACTATCACGGCGTTCTCAATAACGTGAAGGGTCACCCTGCCGGTCACCGAGGCGCCTGGTTTCCATACGCCGGGATTGTCCATCTCCACCGCCGCCACCACCGCCCGGTTGCTGGCTCCAACCATGGGGCGCACATCGCTTATCGCTCCCTCATATTCCCCGGAGGAATCCGACGGGGTGGACAGGGCCACCTTAAGGCCGGGTTTCACCTGGTCGGCCACGGTCTCCGGAAAGGGCAGATATGCGCGAATCTTGGAGCCGGACGAAAGCTGGAAGACGGGTTTGCCCATGTCTATATAGCTTCCCTCAGAGACAAACCTTTGATCCACCTGGCCGGTGATGGGCGCCACGATGCGGGTTTTATCCAGCTTCCGCTCCGCGGCGCTCCGCTGGGCGTTGGCCGCCTTGGCCTGCTCCTCCAGCGCCATAAGCTGGGACTCGGCGTTGTCCAGCGTGACCTTGGAAATGAAATTCTCCGCCGCCAGCCCCTGGTAACGCTCCACCAGCCTGCGCTGATTGCCAAGAAGCGCGTCCACCCGCATGGCCTCCGCCCGGGCGGCCTGGGCGGCTATCTCGTTGTCGGTTGGGTCCAGCGTGGCCAATAGCTGGCCCGCAGTCACCCGGGTTCCCGCGTCAACGTAAACTTTGGACACCCGGCCAGGCGTCTCCGCCGACACCACCGGGGCGTTCTTGCTTTCTATCCACCCCACCACCTCTTCTACAACCGGCATGGAGGCCACCTCGGCCTGAGTTACGGTTATCGGTGAGCCGGTCTGCTTTTTGGCCTCGTCTTTCCCGGCGCTTTTACCGCAAGCCGCCAAAGCCAGAAGAGCCAGGGCAAAAGCCGTAAACTTGAAACTTCTCATGCCGTTTTCCCTTTCCGCCGCTTTGCTTTTCCCGCCTTGTCCGCCGGCGCCTTGCCCGCAACACTTTCGCCGGGGTTGGCCACAACGCCGTTGAGCAGGATATCCATCAGTTTTTCGCTATACCGCGCCATGTCGTCCCCGAAATCCACCGAGGGGAAATGCCTGAATATGTTCCTGGCCTGAAAATAGAAAATGTTGGAGCCCACAATTACCAGCGCCAGCGCCGCCGGGTCTATGTCTGTTCTTAAATCCCCCCGCTTCTGCCCGGCGCGGATGAAATCCCGCATGGCCTGGAAATTCTCGCCAAAGACTTTTTCAGCCAGGTCCCTGCCCAGCCGCTCCCCGTCTTCCAGAAGGCCGCGCCAGACGAGACGGGTAACCCTTTCCTTGGCGAAGATGTTCTCCATGTGGTTCCTGGATATCATCCGCAGGCTTTCGCCCATGGATGCGCCGTTTTCCATGGATTGCCGCAGGTTGTCATGGCCGTCCTTGGCGCAACAGCGCATCACGGCCAGGTAAAGGTCCCGCTTGGATTTGTAGTGGTGGAAGATGTTGGCCTTGCTCATGCCCGACGCCTTGGCCACGTCGTTCATGGAGACCGCCTCAAACCCCGCCTTGGCGAAAAGCCGCTCCGCCGCCGCCAGTATCTTCGCGGCCCCGTCGCTCTCTTTCGGTTTGCCGCCCGTGCCGCCGCCGGCCCGTGTTCCCTTCGCCATGCGATAAATCTCCAAAACATAATATTGACCGACTGGTCAGTCAGCCAATTGCATTTTGCGCCAGCCCTGCCCGGGGCGCAAGAGTTTTTTTCACGCAATTTGATTTACGGTATCGAGGCGGCTCGCGGCCATAAAGGAACATATATGAGGTAATCCCGGCTGGCGGGCTGGCCAAGGGTTGTCCAGAACAGGGTGTCCGAACGGGTGGTGGAGCCGTCCTCCAAAAAGTAGGGGCCGCCGCCAAGAATGATGGTGTATGTGTAAAATCCGGGAAGTATGGATACGGCCCCGCCGGGCCCATCCCACACCTGGGCTAATGAAATGGTAAGGACACGAACACCGGTGGGCAGGTCCCGCAGATGACCAAGCTGTCCCAGGCTGTTTATCCCGAAACTTTCGCCGTCAATGAAAATCTCGAACCGCGCGCAGTCGCAAGAGCCGGCCCCGGTGGAGCCTTCAAACCAAGTGATGGTGGCTAAGGGGTTTAAATCCCGGCAGTCCAGGCACACCCCGCAGGAGGATGTAAAGAGGAACAACGAAACTGCCACGAACGATAACAGCCTGTTCTTCATGGCTCCGGCGCCTTTTACTCCATGGCCGTATAGCCGCAAGGCCGTCCGGCCTACTGTTTAATTTTACCTCTTCGCGTGTTTGGGGAAAAGGTGCGTTAAGGCAGATAAAGCCCCTCGAAGTTGAGGGGCTTTATCAAGGACTGGTTGATGTGCCTGCTACTTCAGGAGCGCCCTTAGCCGGTTGGAGAGGCCGCCGCCTTTGTTGCCTGTCTCTTCCTTGGGGCCGATATGGCGGTCAGTATAGTCATATGAAGCTCTCGTGACAGACTCCTTGAGCTTGGCAAACGGTATGACCTCTTCTGTCTCTGGCCTTCCTTTAATGGCCACCTTGATGCCCTTGTCGACCTTCTCGACAAGGAAGGTAACCCTCTCGCTCACATTGGCAAGGCGGCCGCCTCCGAATTCGCACTCCACCCCTGCCTTCTTGCAGGCATCCCGGTAGGGGATGAGCACTTTCAGGTACGCATCCTTCTCTCTGGCGACGAGTTGCCGGACGTTCTCTTCGACCTTCTTTGCCTCGGCCTGGGCATTGTCGAGCTTTGCCTTGGCCTCAAGAACCGTCCTCCTGAGTGCTTCAAGCTCGTCATTGCCGGGCTTTGCAGGTACCGGCTTCTCTACGGGCTTTTCACCTCCTCTTTTCGGTTTTTCAGCCTTGGCGCTCGGGGTCTTCTTGGCCTTTTCCTTAACCGTGGTCTGAGCCTTTTTCTTTCCCATGGCTTGACCTCCTTTCTTGCCCCCATGACGCCGTGGAACTCTGCTGGGTGTCAAGCTTTATGTTGAACTCAACATAACAAGCTCTTTGAATAAATTGTCCGGATTTTAATGAAGGTTTTAAATAAGTGTCGCGCTATTGCTTATCTTCGGAAGGCGGTGTTTCTGAAATAGGCGCTTCAGTTAGTAGCTGTTTTCGGTTAACATGCTGTGTTAGTTTTATGCTTTCATTGATGCGGCTTAGAATAGCATCCATAAGCGGTTTTTGAGATGGCTTTTTCTTTCCAAGAGAGACACCTATTTCTTTCCGTATCAGGTTTAAATCCGATGTGCTGAAAGAAGAAAGTCTTTCTTTTACTTGGTTGATATCTTCTTTCGCTTGATTTACGAGCTCATCATAAATGGAAATTGCCTGTTCCGGTGTTATTGTAGGTGTCTCCGTTCCAAGAGAAGACTTTTGCTTCCGATTAGAAGGCGTGGTTTTTGGATATGCTGACGGGAAAGCCCTTTTTACTCGCGTTTCAATATGTGATAACGTCCTTGACAAATCGCCGAGCACGTTCTTTATCTCAGCTATTTCGTTTGCAAGCCGCTTAACTTCTTCTTCGGGTGTATTGAAAATATCTTTTTCAGTCATTTAGAAATTCCACACATTCTCTCCATAGATTTTGAAAATCAGGGACTACTCCTCCGGGGACGCCACCGCCAGTTATAGCTCTTTTTATACCAACCCTTTCCCGGATATACGACTTAAAGAATCTTGCTTCAATCTTCTGAGTAGAAGTTGCTTCCCGACATACTCTTTCAACCTCACGCATATAAAATTGTACTTCTTTTGTCGGCTGATTACTCCATGTTTTTGCCTTATTCATAAATACGCCGATTTTAGGTAGGGGGTGCGGCTCTATACGCATTCTTAGCGAGTTTAGAATCAGGCTTGTTCCACGCGATGCAAAAAAGTCTGGATTGACGGGAATGAGCACCATGTCGCAACAGCTAAGCACGCTATATGAGAGCAAAGAAAATGATGGTGGGCAATCGAATAAAACATAGCTGTATCTGGGCATCTTGGGCGAATTCGTAATCTTTCCCAATAATCGCCTGATAAAATCTTTTACCGAGTCCCTGTCGAAAACCTCAAGCTCCAGCCAATATAAATCTTCAACAGAAGGAACGAAATGGAAATGTTCTGTTATTTCATAAACGAAATCTCGTTTTATTGAAAAGTCAAACTTCTGCTCAGGTCTGGCAAATGAGTCCAATGCATCAAAGATGGATTTTTTGTGCTGAAGTGCTTTTTCATACCACTTTGAAAATCTATCTTCCAAATGACCCGTATCCTCATTTAATGTGATAGCCTGAGTAAGTGACATCTGAGCATCGAGGTCAAACATTAAAACATCCTCATTCGTCATTGAAGAAAGAATATCGCCAAGACACCAAGTGACTGTCGTTTTCCCGACGCCACCCTTGAAATTAATGGTAGCTATTGTTTTAGGACTTTTATCAGCCGATGCCATTATGCCCTCCTAAACGAGATAGCTAAACTTCCTTAGTTTACTCAAAGCGGCTCATCCAAAGCAATGGCAAAGCCCGATGCATTCGAATTTTAAAAACCTAAATTTCTCCAGCCTCCAAAACCCGGCTCAAGCTTGCTTAAAATCTCCCGGAAGCACAGGTGCGTTAAGGCGGGCTGGCTAGACGAGACGGTTGAAAACGGCCACAACCTCCACGTGGGAGGTTTGCGGAAACATGTCCACCGGAACGGCTTTATGCAAATCAAAACCCTGGGCCACAAGATCGCCCGCGTCCCGGGCCAGCGACGGCGGGTCGCAAGACACATATATCACCCGGCGCCCGGCAAGCCTGGCCACCGTGGGCATAAGCCCCTTGGCGCCGCCCCGGGGCGGGTCTAAAACTATCACGTCGAACCGTTTCCCTTCCTCCGCCATTTTCGTGGCCATGTGGGCCGAGTCCCCCTGGATGAACCTGGCGGACGCTATTCCAAGCCTTACCCGGTTGATTTCGGCGTAACGTACGGCTTCGATTCCCGACTCCACGCCCGTAATGTCCGCTCCACCCATGGCCAGGGGGAGGGCGATGTTCCCATTGCCGCAATATAAATCCAGCGCGGTCTCGTAATTTTTAAGCTGGGCGAACCGGGTAACTTTCTCCACCAGTTTCAGGTTGCCCGCCGGGTTCACCTGGCTGAACACTCCCGGCCCGAACTTTAACGGCTCCGCCAGCCCCACCTCCATGGCAAGCTCCACAGCCCCCCAGGATTTCAGCGCTCCCCGGCCCTCCTTGACGGACACCCCGCCCACCGATGGGCAGGCGCTCAACATGCCCGGCGCGACCTCTTCCCCAACCGTCCCGAAGGATAGCAATGTAACCCGCCCTTTCTCCTCCGGCAGGCCGGTTTCTATCTCCACTTCGTAAACTTCCTTCACCTTCCCCGCCACGGTGGAAAGATATTGCCGGAGCTCGCCGAGAATGACGTTCACTTTTCCGTTGGACACGGGACATGCGGTTACCGGCGCCATGGAGCCGTATAGCCCTTTCACGCGGAACCCCAGGTAAACCGCCGAACCGTCGTTATCCATTTTCATCCGCACCCGGGAGCGGTACCCCAGCTCCAGCGGCGAAGGCTCCACCGGCGCCACAAAACACTCCACCTTTCCTATCCGGCGGAGCTGTTCGGTGACTATTTCGCGTTTCCATTCCAGCTGGGCGGGATATTCAAGGGAGATCCATGGACAACCGCCGCAGGAATTGGCGTGGGGGCACAAAGGCTCCCTGCGCGACGGGGATGGGGTGATAACCTGGGCCACGGAAGCCTCGGCGTGGCGCTTTTTGTCTTTTTCCACCCGGGCTAACACGGTGTCGCCGGGGAAAGCGCCGGTCACGAACACCGCCTTGCCTTCGTGACGGCCCACGCCGGCCCCGCCGAAAGCCAGCCTGTCTATGGTGATTGTTAAAAGGTCCGGGCTCACAAGAACTACTGCGCTTAAAGATCCACGAGCCGGGCCATTCCCGTTTCATCGCAATCGGGGAACTTGTGGCATCGCACGCAATCGCTCCATATCTTGTGGGGGAACTCGTGTTTCTCCACCACGGTGAACCCCAGCTTGGAGAAGAATCCGGGGACGTACGTCAGACAGAAAACCTTCGGTATGCCCAATTTTTTGGCTTCGGCGATGGCGCGGGTCACAAGCTGGGCGCCAATCCCCTTGCCGGAATGGGCCTGGTCCACCGCCAGGCCGCGCACTTCGGCCAGGTCTTCCCAGGCCACATGCAGGCCGCACACCCCCACCACTTCGCCGTTCTCTTCGTAGATTATGTACTGGCGGATTGCCTCGAACAGGTCGTTGAGGGAGCGGGGAAGCATAAGCCCCTTTTCCGCGTAACCGTTGATAAGGCTCTGGATTTTCCTGGCGTCGGCGATAACCGCCGGCCTGAAAATGCCTGGCAAGGCTGGCGCCTCTTTTTGCGCCGTTGGGGTAATATTAACTTCCATTATCCCAGTTTATCTTTTTCCTCCTTATCCGCCAGCCATTTTTTAACATGCGCCAACAGCTTTTTCTTGTCCACCTCCTCGAACAACGTTCCGAATATCCTGGCGTATGGAACAGCCTGGGCTCCGGCGGATTTGCGTTTTTCGCGGATAAGGCCCAGGGTGGCCTCTTTTGAAACGGGTTTTTTCGCCGGGACCGGCTCTTTGCCTTCGTAGAAAAGAGAGCCGCCCCATTTTAAAAGGAGCCAGACGAAGAAGGCCGCCAGCGCCAGCCAGGCGGCAATGATCACGGTGAGCAATATCAGGTTCATGGCCGTTTACCTCGCCTTCATACCATGGAGCCCCTGCTCAGGGCCGACCTTTATTTTGCCCGTGGGTGGGCGCTGTCGTAAACCTCCCTCATCTGTTTCTTGTTAACGTGGGTGTAAATCTGCGTGGTGGAGATGTCTGAATGGCCCAGCATCCTTTGTACCGAGCGCAGGTCCGCCCCGTGCTCAAGAAGATGGGTGGCGAACGAATGCCGGAGGGTGTGCGGGCTTATCTCCTTTATGACACCCGCCTTTACCGCGTGTTTTTTCACTATTTTCCAAAAACCCTGCCGGGTCATGGCGCCCCCGCGGCGGGTTACGAAAAGCATGTCGGACATCCGGCCCTTGAGAAGTTTCGGGCGGGCTTCTTTACGGTACTCTTTCACCCGTTCAAGGGCGGTTTCGCCCATGGGCGTCACCCGTTCCTTGGAGCCTTTGCCCATGGTGGACACAAATCCCATTTCGAAATTCACGTTCCCGGCGCCAAGCCCCACAAGCTCCGAAACCCTTAGCCCCGTGGCGTACATCGTCTCCAGCATGGCCTGGTCGCGCAGGCCCTCGGGTGTTGAGACGTCCGGCGCGGTCAACAGCCTGTCCACCTCTTCTATGGAAAGGGTGTCCGGCACGGACCTCCACAGTTTTGGAGCGCCCACGATATCCGCCGGATTGCCTTTTATCACCCCTTCGGCGTTAAGGTAGCGGAAGAATCCTTTTACCGCCGCCAGGAGCCGGGCCACAGAGGTGGGGGAAAGCCCCACGTCCCGCAGGGATTTTAAGAACCTGGTGATGTCCATGGAGGTCATCTCCACCACTCCCGGCAAACTTTTGGAGTGAATACGCTCCAGAAGTTTTCTAATGTCCCTGTTGTATCCCTCTATGGTGGCCGGCGAGCGGTTTTGCTCAACCAGCAAGTGGTTCAAGAATCCGTCCAGAAGGATTTCCAGGTTGGGAGCGCTCATTTATATCCGGTTAAAACAGGCTGGATGTGGATGTTTTATATCTCATTTTCAAAATGATATGTTAGCATACGTGGAACGAATTTAGCAGAGCATGCGTATGCTAGGCGTCTTATGCTTTATGTCCAGATTTGAAAAATCCTTGGTTCTTATCAGGGGAAAGTTGCGTCTTGCGGCTTTGTTTACGCTGGTTACGGGCGCCTTTTTCCTTCTTCCCGCCTGTGCGGACAAACCAACGCTTTTGCGGGTGGGAACCAATATTTGGCCCGGGTATGAATGCTTATACCTTGCCAGGAGCCTTGGCCAATACGATCCGGCGCGAATAAGGCTGGTGGAGTACCCGTCGGCCTCGGCTGTTATACGGGCTTACCGCAACGGGGCCATCGAGGCGGCGGCCGTCACCATGGACGAGGCGTTGCTTCTTGTAGAACAGCGTCAGGCGGGCGTGATGACGCTTATAATGGATGTTTCCGAGGGGGCCGATGTGATAATGGCCAAACCGGGCATTGGCTCCATTGCGGAGTTAAAAGGCAAAAAGGTGGGGGTGGAAACCGGAGCCCTTGGGGCTTACATGCTCACCCGGGCCCTGAATTACAAGAAGATGAGCCTTTATGATATCCATGTTGTGCCGCTGGAGCATAACGAGCATGAACGGGCGTACCTTGAGGGAAAGGTGGACGCGCTCGTGACGTTCGAGCCTGTAACCACGCGTCTTAAAAAAGCCGGGGGCAGGATCCTGTTCGATAGCGCAATGATACCCGAGGAAATCGTGGACGTGCTTGTGGTCCGGCAGGAGGTTTTAGAGGAACAGAATGAAAGCGTCCTGTCCCTCTTCCAGGGCTGGTTCTACGCGCTGGAGTATCTGAAAAAAAATCCGAAGGATGCGGCAAAGCGCATGGCCGCCCGGGAAAACATATCCCCTGAAGAACTCCTCCAGCTGTTGAAAGGGATTCGCTTCCCGGATATAAATGAAAACCTCGTCATGCTTTCGGGCGAAGATCCGTCATTTAGAAAAACCGTCGGCATGCTCTCGGATATAATGTACACAAACAAGATCCTTTTTTACCGGATGGATCCCAACCCCCTGGTAACATCCTCCGTAATTGAGCAGATGGTCGAATGAGAGGCTTCCCATTTCCCATGCGGGTCACCATCCCCCTGGCCCTTTTCGTATTGGTACTGGTTTCCGGTTTTGTGGAATATCAGCTTGCCATGTACGAGGCGGGCATAAAAATGGATAAAGATGTGAAAAACGAGGCCATGCTCCGGGGTTCCCGGCTGGCCTTTATTGTGGAACGCCTGTATCTGCACAACGATTTTGAAGGCGTCCAGACAGCGATCGCCTTTGAAGCCTCCGACCCGAGCTTGAACCATATCAGCCTTGTGGACGAGCATGATGTAACCCTTATCTCCACCCGTCTGGAAATGGTGGGCAAACACGCCATATCCGAATGGGGAGCGCTGGGAAAGGGGCTTTCCGAAGAAGGCAGGCGGTTTAACGCGGGCCAGTTCAATATCACCGGGGATGGAATGGTGGCCGCAACCTCGTTCCCTGTAAATATCGGGAATACGGAAAAGGAATTGAGGGCCAAGCACGTTGGCATGCTGTACATGGAGTACAGCCTTCAACCCCGCATAGACGCGGCCCATTA
This DNA window, taken from Nitrospinota bacterium, encodes the following:
- a CDS encoding efflux RND transporter periplasmic adaptor subunit, with amino-acid sequence MRSFKFTAFALALLALAACGKSAGKDEAKKQTGSPITVTQAEVASMPVVEEVVGWIESKNAPVVSAETPGRVSKVYVDAGTRVTAGQLLATLDPTDNEIAAQAARAEAMRVDALLGNQRRLVERYQGLAAENFISKVTLDNAESQLMALEEQAKAANAQRSAAERKLDKTRIVAPITGQVDQRFVSEGSYIDMGKPVFQLSSGSKIRAYLPFPETVADQVKPGLKVALSTPSDSSGEYEGAISDVRPMVGASNRAVVAAVEMDNPGVWKPGASVTGRVTLHVIENAVIVPEQSVVKRPAGEVVYVVEKEQASQRVVKTGYRATGAAQILEGLAGGETVALDGASYLTDKAQVTVKNPKTVGQAPAAGVK
- a CDS encoding TetR/AcrR family transcriptional regulator, with the protein product MAKGTRAGGGTGGKPKESDGAAKILAAAERLFAKAGFEAVSMNDVAKASGMSKANIFHHYKSKRDLYLAVMRCCAKDGHDNLRQSMENGASMGESLRMISRNHMENIFAKERVTRLVWRGLLEDGERLGRDLAEKVFGENFQAMRDFIRAGQKRGDLRTDIDPAALALVIVGSNIFYFQARNIFRHFPSVDFGDDMARYSEKLMDILLNGVVANPGESVAGKAPADKAGKAKRRKGKTA
- a CDS encoding ParA family protein, whose translation is MASADKSPKTIATINFKGGVGKTTVTWCLGDILSSMTNEDVLMFDLDAQMSLTQAITLNEDTGHLEDRFSKWYEKALQHKKSIFDALDSFARPEQKFDFSIKRDFVYEITEHFHFVPSVEDLYWLELEVFDRDSVKDFIRRLLGKITNSPKMPRYSYVLFDCPPSFSLLSYSVLSCCDMVLIPVNPDFFASRGTSLILNSLRMRIEPHPLPKIGVFMNKAKTWSNQPTKEVQFYMREVERVCREATSTQKIEARFFKSYIRERVGIKRAITGGGVPGGVVPDFQNLWRECVEFLND
- a CDS encoding class I SAM-dependent RNA methyltransferase, coding for MSPDLLTITIDRLAFGGAGVGRHEGKAVFVTGAFPGDTVLARVEKDKKRHAEASVAQVITPSPSRREPLCPHANSCGGCPWISLEYPAQLEWKREIVTEQLRRIGKVECFVAPVEPSPLELGYRSRVRMKMDNDGSAVYLGFRVKGLYGSMAPVTACPVSNGKVNVILGELRQYLSTVAGKVKEVYEVEIETGLPEEKGRVTLLSFGTVGEEVAPGMLSACPSVGGVSVKEGRGALKSWGAVELAMEVGLAEPLKFGPGVFSQVNPAGNLKLVEKVTRFAQLKNYETALDLYCGNGNIALPLAMGGADITGVESGIEAVRYAEINRVRLGIASARFIQGDSAHMATKMAEEGKRFDVIVLDPPRGGAKGLMPTVARLAGRRVIYVSCDPPSLARDAGDLVAQGFDLHKAVPVDMFPQTSHVEVVAVFNRLV
- a CDS encoding N-acetyltransferase, which translates into the protein MEVNITPTAQKEAPALPGIFRPAVIADARKIQSLINGYAEKGLMLPRSLNDLFEAIRQYIIYEENGEVVGVCGLHVAWEDLAEVRGLAVDQAHSGKGIGAQLVTRAIAEAKKLGIPKVFCLTYVPGFFSKLGFTVVEKHEFPHKIWSDCVRCHKFPDCDETGMARLVDL
- the xerD gene encoding site-specific tyrosine recombinase XerD, whose product is MSAPNLEILLDGFLNHLLVEQNRSPATIEGYNRDIRKLLERIHSKSLPGVVEMTSMDITRFLKSLRDVGLSPTSVARLLAAVKGFFRYLNAEGVIKGNPADIVGAPKLWRSVPDTLSIEEVDRLLTAPDVSTPEGLRDQAMLETMYATGLRVSELVGLGAGNVNFEMGFVSTMGKGSKERVTPMGETALERVKEYRKEARPKLLKGRMSDMLFVTRRGGAMTRQGFWKIVKKHAVKAGVIKEISPHTLRHSFATHLLEHGADLRSVQRMLGHSDISTTQIYTHVNKKQMREVYDSAHPRAK
- a CDS encoding ABC transporter substrate-binding protein, which translates into the protein MSRFEKSLVLIRGKLRLAALFTLVTGAFFLLPACADKPTLLRVGTNIWPGYECLYLARSLGQYDPARIRLVEYPSASAVIRAYRNGAIEAAAVTMDEALLLVEQRQAGVMTLIMDVSEGADVIMAKPGIGSIAELKGKKVGVETGALGAYMLTRALNYKKMSLYDIHVVPLEHNEHERAYLEGKVDALVTFEPVTTRLKKAGGRILFDSAMIPEEIVDVLVVRQEVLEEQNESVLSLFQGWFYALEYLKKNPKDAAKRMAARENISPEELLQLLKGIRFPDINENLVMLSGEDPSFRKTVGMLSDIMYTNKILFYRMDPNPLVTSSVIEQMVE